The DNA sequence CTCACCTGACCGCCCGGATCGGTCCGCAGCGCGCAGAGCAGCGCGTCCGCCAGGTCCCGGGAGACGTCGCCGGACTGCTGGTGGCGCTGGAGGCCGATCAGGACCCGCCCGTCCGGCTTGGCCACCGCCGGGGCCGCCATCGGCAGCACGGTGGCCAGGACGACCGGCCGGTCGCCGTACTCCTCGACCAGCTCGGGGGTCAACCGCAGCGGCGCGGACGCGGCCGGCACCAACTCCCGCAGGGCGATCCACTCCGGCTCGTCGACCAGGCCCTCGAACGGTCGGGGCACGAAGACGTCGCGCACCTTCTCCCGCTTGGGGGTGGCTTCGGTGGCCCGTTGGCTCTTTCGACGCTTGCTCACGGCCAGACAGCCTAGATGGCCGGAGGCCCGGCCGGGGGCGGGACCCGCACGCCCACCGGCTCAGCCGGCGACGACCAGGTCCGCCCGGTGCGACCCGGTCGGGTCGAACTCCGCCCACACGCTCTGGCCCAGGCCGTCCCGGTCGACACCCCAGCGGCTGGCCATCCCGGCGACGATGTGCAGCCCGCGCCCGTCGACCGCGTCGGGGGACGCGACGCGCATGCGCGGGCCGGCGCCGGCGCCCCCGTCGGTGACCCGGAGCAGGACGACCGGCCCCCGGTCGGTGGCGCGCAGCCGCCAGGCCACCCGCACCACGTCGCCGGGCAGCGCCTCGGCGTGCCGGACCGCGTTGCCGACCAGTTCGGCCAGGACCGCCACCAGGTCCGCCAGCAGCGCCGGGGGTACGACGCCGGTCAGTTCGTCGGCGAGCCGGTGCCGGGCCACGCGCGCGCCGGTCCCGTGGTGGGGCACCACCACGCACCACGACCGTTCCGCCGGTCCTGTCGACACGCCGTTCCTCTCCACCCCGTGAACGCCCCGGGTCAACCCCGGGGCAGCCGCACCTCCGCGACCGTACCTCCGCCGGCCCTCGGCCGGAGGGACACCCACCCGTTCTGCTGTTCCACGATCTGCCGGACGAGGTAGAGGCCCAGGCCGGCGCCGGGGTAGCGCCGGCGGTCACCGGACTCGCCCTGCCAGAACCGGTCGAAGGCCCGTTCCACGTGCTCCGGCCGGATGCCGATGCCCCGGTCGGCGACCCGGAACGAGACCGTCCGCTCGGTCGCGTCGGCGCCGATCTCGATCGGCGTGTCCGGCAGCGAGTACTTCCCCGCGTTGGTGCCCAGCTCGGTGAGGACGGTGGCCAGGCTGTGCCGGTCGCCGAGCGCCTTGGGCAGGTCGGCGGGCAGGTCGAGCACGATCCGGTGCCGGAGGTCGGCGGGCAGGTCGACCACCGCCGCCCGCAGCGCGTCGACCAGGTCGAACGGGGCGGCCGGTTCCCCGCCGGGGCGGTTCTCGGTGGCGGCGGTGAGTAGCCGGTCGACCAGCCGGGCCAGCTCGTTGGCGCGTTGGCCGATGATCCGGGCGGCCTGCCTCCGGTCGGCGTCGGTGAGCGACTCCCAGTGGTCGGTGAGCGTGTCCGCGTACCCCTTGATCACGGTGACCGGGGTGCGCAGCTCGTGGCTGGTCACCGCCACGAAGAGGTCCCGGTCGTGGTCGCGCCGCTGCTGGTCGGTGATGTCGCGGAAGGTGACCACCCGCAGCGCGGTCGGGCCGGGCAGCTCGCCGGAGGTGATCCGGAGCCAGCGGCCGTCCGGCAGGCGATGGTCGAGCACCTGCCCGGACGGGGGCAGCGGGAACGGCAGCGGCCGGCTCAGCGCCTCCTCCGCCGGCCGGCCGATCACCTGCGCGGCGGCCGGGTTCCAGAGCCGGACCCGCTGGTCGCGGTCGACCACGGCCAGGCCGTCGGCGAGCGCCGCCACGACCGGGCCGTCGCCGTGCACCGGCAGGCCGGTCTGGTCGCCGTACATGTGCGCGATGCAGGCGGCGACGTACCCGACGACGGCGCGCTGCGAGGCGTCCAGCGGTTCGCCGGTCCGGTAGAGGGCGTGCAGGCTGCCGACGGTCAGCCCGGCGATCTCGGCGCGGGCCACGATCATCCGGCGCAGTCCCCGGCCGACCACCTCGTCGGCGAGCGCACCCGGGATCGCGTCGACCCGGATTTCCCGGACCGGGGGGCCGGCCAGCAGGCAGACGGTGGCCGGGTCGGTGGCCGGCAGCGGGCGGCCGGTCACGAACTCGGCGCTGCCGGTCGCCGCGATCACCCGCCCGCCGGCCGGGGTGAACTCCACGAAGACCAGGCCCGCCGCGCCGAGCGCCGGTTCGACCTCCCGGAGCAGGCGGGTGAGCACGGAGAGGCCGGACTCGCCGGAATTGATCATTTGGATCGCGCTCGTGTGGCCGGCGATGAGGGTGGGGTAGTCGGTTCGCTCCGGCATGTCCCGAGTGTGCCGCGCCGGTCGCGTCGGGGATACCCCCTCACCGGGCGACCGTCCCCCGGCGGATCGACGAGGCTCACCGGCCCAACCGGGCCAACGCGCGGGCGGGCCGGTCCGTGATCACGCCGTCCACCCCGGCGGCCAGCACGAGTTCCAGGTCCTCCGGTTCGTTCACGGTCCAGACGTAGACCGAGTTGCCGGCGGCCCGCAGCGCCGGGACGAGCTGCGGGCGGGCCCGGACCAGCTCCACCCCCGGGCCGGCGATGCGGCTGCCGAAGGGCAGCCGGCCCAGCCGCAGCCAACGCGGCAGCACCTCCAGCAGCAGCACGGTGGGCAGCGTCGGCGCCAGCTCACGGATCCGGCGTACGGCCAGCGGCGAGAAGGACATCACGGTCACCTGGACCGGATCGTCCGGGCCGGGCTCGGCCAGGCCGTGCCGGCGCAGCAGGTCGATCAGCCGGCGCTCGACGTCGCCCCGGTAGCGCGAGGGGTGCTTCGTCTCGATCAGCAGCCGGACCGGCCGCCCGGCGGCCAGCACCGCGTCGAGGAGCCGTTCCAGCGTGAGCAGCCGGATGTGCGACTCGTCGAGCCGGGCCGCCGCGACGGCCTCCGCCGCGGCGGGGTGCCAGGAGCCGAAGTCGAGCGCCTCCAGCTCGGCGAGCGTACGCGCGCTGACCAGGCCGTGACCGTTGCTGGTCCGGTCGAGCCGACGGTCGTGCACGCAGACCAGGTGCCCGTCGCGGGTCAGCCGGACGTCACACTCCAGCCCGTCCGCGCCCTCGTCCAGCGCGCGCAGGTAGGCGGCGAGCGTGTGCTCCGGCAGGTCGTACGAGGAGCCGCGGTGGGCGAAGACCAGGGGGTCGGTCATGGCCGCACCGTGCCTCAGACGACCCGACCCGGCTGCCCGTCGTCGGTGACCACGGGACGGCCGGCGGCGGCCCAGTCGCCCATCCCGCCCTCGACGTTGCGGACCTGGTCCCAGCCGTTGCGCAGCAGGTAGCCGACCACCTGCCCGGAACGGCCGCCGGAACGGCAGATCACCGCCACCTCGCGGTCGTCGGGAATCTCCGCGAGCCGGGCCGGCAGCTCGGTCATCGGCAGGTGGTGGGCGGCCGGCGCGTGGCCGGCGGCCCACTCGTCGTCCTCCCGGACGTCGAGCAGGTAGACGTCGTCGGGCACGGCCGACGCGGACACGCTGGGAAGTTGGGCTCCGAACACGGGTCAAAGCCTAGTCGCCCGTTGGGCTCAGAGCCGGTTGACCCAGCGCGGGTTGGCGCCGGCCCACTCCGGCACCCGGGTGTCCTGCAACGCGGTGAACAGATCGCCGCCGTCGGAGTCCAGCACCACGTACGACACCTGGTCGATGGTCTGCGGGTGGGAGGGCAGCCGGACCCCGCGCAGCGCGTCCGCCGGCAGCGCGCGGAGCGCGAACACCAGTTCGTTCAGGGGTACGCCGTTGGTGTCGACGGTCAGCGCCCCGCCGACGGCGCGCAGCACCCGGTCCAGCTTCACCGGGTCGCCGCGCAGGTGCGTCTCGCCGGCCCGGTCGAGCACCGCCCGCAGCATCTGCTGCTGGTGCCGCTGCCGGTCGTAGTCGCCGTCGGGCAGGTCGTAGCGCTGCCGCACGTAGTCCAGTGTCCGGGCCCCGTCCATCCGCTGGCAGCCGGGCTCGAACCGGGCGCCGGTGTGGATCGACCGGACCGGCGTGTCCACGCACATGCGGATGCCGCCGAGCTGGTCGATCACCCGGGTGAAGCCGGAGAAGTCGACGAGCGCGGCGCCGTCGAAACGGATGCCGGTGAGCCGGGTGAGGGTGGCGCTGAGCAGCCGCGCGCCGCCCTCACCACCGCCGCCGTGCTCGTACGCGGCGTTGACCTTGTCCTGACCGCCGGGCCAGCCGGGCGCGGCCGGGACGGCCACCAGCAGGTCGCGCGGCACGGAGATCAGGTACGCCTGCCGCATCCCGGCCGGCACGTGCACGATCAGGATGGTGTCCGAGCGCTGGTCGGCGGCGTTCGCGCCGGGCCGGTGGTCGGAGCCGATCAGCAGGTAGTTGAGTGCGCCGTCCAGGTCCGTCCGCTTCTTCCGGGCGGTCGGGTC is a window from the Micromonospora sp. DSM 45708 genome containing:
- a CDS encoding glycerophosphodiester phosphodiesterase, whose product is MTDPLVFAHRGSSYDLPEHTLAAYLRALDEGADGLECDVRLTRDGHLVCVHDRRLDRTSNGHGLVSARTLAELEALDFGSWHPAAAEAVAAARLDESHIRLLTLERLLDAVLAAGRPVRLLIETKHPSRYRGDVERRLIDLLRRHGLAEPGPDDPVQVTVMSFSPLAVRRIRELAPTLPTVLLLEVLPRWLRLGRLPFGSRIAGPGVELVRARPQLVPALRAAGNSVYVWTVNEPEDLELVLAAGVDGVITDRPARALARLGR
- a CDS encoding sensor histidine kinase, which codes for MPERTDYPTLIAGHTSAIQMINSGESGLSVLTRLLREVEPALGAAGLVFVEFTPAGGRVIAATGSAEFVTGRPLPATDPATVCLLAGPPVREIRVDAIPGALADEVVGRGLRRMIVARAEIAGLTVGSLHALYRTGEPLDASQRAVVGYVAACIAHMYGDQTGLPVHGDGPVVAALADGLAVVDRDQRVRLWNPAAAQVIGRPAEEALSRPLPFPLPPSGQVLDHRLPDGRWLRITSGELPGPTALRVVTFRDITDQQRRDHDRDLFVAVTSHELRTPVTVIKGYADTLTDHWESLTDADRRQAARIIGQRANELARLVDRLLTAATENRPGGEPAAPFDLVDALRAAVVDLPADLRHRIVLDLPADLPKALGDRHSLATVLTELGTNAGKYSLPDTPIEIGADATERTVSFRVADRGIGIRPEHVERAFDRFWQGESGDRRRYPGAGLGLYLVRQIVEQQNGWVSLRPRAGGGTVAEVRLPRG
- a CDS encoding rhodanese-like domain-containing protein; this encodes MFGAQLPSVSASAVPDDVYLLDVREDDEWAAGHAPAAHHLPMTELPARLAEIPDDREVAVICRSGGRSGQVVGYLLRNGWDQVRNVEGGMGDWAAAGRPVVTDDGQPGRVV
- a CDS encoding LCP family protein, which gives rise to MAGLHWLSHRYDRTVSKELLLDPTARKKRTDLDGALNYLLIGSDHRPGANAADQRSDTILIVHVPAGMRQAYLISVPRDLLVAVPAAPGWPGGQDKVNAAYEHGGGGEGGARLLSATLTRLTGIRFDGAALVDFSGFTRVIDQLGGIRMCVDTPVRSIHTGARFEPGCQRMDGARTLDYVRQRYDLPDGDYDRQRHQQQMLRAVLDRAGETHLRGDPVKLDRVLRAVGGALTVDTNGVPLNELVFALRALPADALRGVRLPSHPQTIDQVSYVVLDSDGGDLFTALQDTRVPEWAGANPRWVNRL
- a CDS encoding ATP-binding protein; amino-acid sequence: MVVPHHGTGARVARHRLADELTGVVPPALLADLVAVLAELVGNAVRHAEALPGDVVRVAWRLRATDRGPVVLLRVTDGGAGAGPRMRVASPDAVDGRGLHIVAGMASRWGVDRDGLGQSVWAEFDPTGSHRADLVVAG